In one window of Flavobacterium ginsengisoli DNA:
- a CDS encoding carboxypeptidase-like regulatory domain-containing protein, with the protein MKIIFNPKVYFFVLLLSSLNMMAQQLGTVNGKVSLSGNKPAENIAVALKGTKYSDITTVSGHYEIKNVKPGTYTIVLNGVGIQPIEDKIVVNSKQVTTKNFSLSESQEDLDEVVIKKNKYKQDKPSLSLRLQTPVLEIPQNIQIVSGQTLKDQQITSMSDGVIRNVSGAVRLEHWGDLYTNITMRGSQIQAFRNGFNVVSSFWGPLTEDMSFVDHIEFVKGPAGFMLSSGDPSGLYNVVTKKPTGVTKGEVSVLGGSYDFYRVSVDLDGKLDKKGKLLYRFNGADTKERISSSV; encoded by the coding sequence ATGAAAATAATTTTTAATCCAAAAGTTTACTTTTTCGTACTGCTTTTGAGCTCATTAAATATGATGGCGCAACAGCTTGGAACTGTAAACGGGAAAGTTTCTTTGAGTGGCAATAAACCTGCAGAAAATATTGCTGTAGCTTTAAAAGGAACAAAATATTCAGATATTACGACTGTTTCAGGACATTACGAAATTAAAAATGTAAAACCAGGAACTTATACTATCGTATTAAATGGAGTAGGAATTCAGCCTATTGAGGATAAAATCGTAGTTAATTCAAAACAAGTAACAACTAAGAATTTTTCTCTTTCAGAAAGCCAGGAAGATCTTGATGAAGTGGTGATTAAAAAGAATAAATACAAGCAAGATAAGCCTTCATTGTCATTACGTCTTCAAACGCCAGTTTTAGAAATTCCTCAAAACATACAAATTGTAAGCGGTCAAACCTTAAAAGACCAACAAATTACAAGTATGAGCGACGGTGTAATCCGAAATGTGAGTGGTGCTGTACGTTTGGAGCATTGGGGAGATTTGTATACCAATATTACAATGAGAGGTTCTCAAATTCAAGCTTTTAGAAACGGATTTAATGTAGTTTCTTCTTTCTGGGGACCATTAACTGAAGATATGAGTTTTGTAGATCATATTGAGTTTGTAAAAGGTCCAGCAGGATTCATGCTTTCAAGCGGAGATCCAAGCGGATTGTATAATGTGGTAACTAAAAAACCGACAGGAGTTACAAAAGGCGAGGTAAGCGTTCTTGGCGGAAGCTACGATTTTTATAGAGTGAGTGTCGATCTTGATGGAAAATTAGATAAAAAAGGAAAATTGCTTTATAGATTTAATGGAGCAGACACAAAAGAAAGGATCTCATCGTCCGTTTGA
- a CDS encoding succinate dehydrogenase/fumarate reductase iron-sulfur subunit: protein MKLYLKIWRQFNSSTKGEMTDYEIDGVSEHMSFLEMLDLLNESLIQQGERVIEFDHDCREGICGQCGVMINGRAHGPLKNTTTCQLHMRSFNDGDTIYIEPFRAKAFPVLRDLKIDRKAFDSIIASGGFIGAATGQAPEANSIPISYETAEAAFDAAACIGCGACVASCKNASAALFVGAKITHLALLPQGKLEAQTRAVSMVKQMDEEGFGACSDTRACEIECPQGISVLSIAKMNLEYMKALTFRK, encoded by the coding sequence ATGAAACTTTATCTAAAAATATGGCGCCAGTTTAATTCTTCAACTAAAGGAGAGATGACAGATTATGAAATTGATGGAGTATCTGAACATATGTCGTTTCTAGAAATGCTAGATCTTTTGAATGAATCGCTTATCCAGCAAGGTGAACGTGTTATTGAATTTGATCACGACTGCCGTGAAGGAATCTGTGGGCAATGCGGTGTAATGATAAACGGACGCGCTCATGGTCCTTTAAAAAATACTACAACCTGTCAGCTTCATATGAGAAGTTTTAACGATGGAGATACTATTTATATCGAACCATTTCGTGCAAAAGCATTCCCTGTTCTACGTGATTTAAAAATTGACCGAAAAGCATTTGATTCTATCATTGCTTCGGGAGGTTTTATTGGCGCTGCTACGGGTCAGGCGCCAGAAGCAAACAGTATTCCAATTTCATACGAAACTGCAGAAGCCGCTTTTGATGCTGCTGCCTGTATTGGGTGCGGAGCTTGTGTCGCTTCGTGCAAAAATGCGAGCGCCGCTTTGTTTGTTGGTGCTAAAATAACGCACTTAGCGCTTTTGCCCCAAGGAAAATTAGAAGCCCAAACACGTGCAGTTTCGATGGTAAAACAAATGGATGAAGAAGGTTTTGGAGCTTGTTCTGATACGAGAGCCTGCGAAATCGAATGTCCGCAGGGAATTTCGGTGCTTTCAATTGCTAAAATGAATTTAGAATATATGAAGGCTTTGACTTTTAGGAAATAA
- a CDS encoding dihydrodipicolinate reductase C-terminal domain-containing protein codes for MKIGLIGFGKTGKSVASILLENKKFSLEWVLRQSNVLEHRSVPEFFGIQSDEPGLIYSSSHTSVEELLEKHPVDVIIDFSSNEGIYTYGETATKYKVKIISAISHYKEKELKLLKKLSDKTTVFWSPNITLGVNYLLFAAEIFKENCSWVDIEVNEEHFKAKEGTSGTAVKIAEALDVDKENINVVRAGGIVGKHEVIFGFPFQTVRLIHESISREAFGNGVIFVAENLKGKEKGLYNFEDILTPYFTV; via the coding sequence ATGAAAATAGGATTAATCGGATTCGGAAAAACTGGAAAATCAGTAGCTTCAATACTATTAGAAAATAAAAAATTCAGCCTTGAATGGGTTTTAAGACAAAGCAATGTTTTGGAACACAGATCGGTTCCTGAGTTTTTTGGAATCCAGTCAGATGAACCCGGATTAATCTATTCTAGTTCTCATACCTCTGTTGAAGAATTATTAGAAAAACATCCGGTAGATGTAATTATCGATTTTTCTTCTAACGAAGGAATTTATACTTATGGAGAAACAGCAACAAAATATAAAGTAAAAATTATTTCGGCAATTTCCCATTACAAGGAAAAAGAACTAAAATTACTCAAGAAACTATCAGATAAAACAACAGTATTTTGGTCACCAAATATTACGTTGGGAGTTAACTATTTATTGTTTGCGGCTGAAATTTTTAAAGAAAATTGCTCCTGGGTTGATATTGAAGTAAACGAAGAGCATTTTAAAGCCAAAGAAGGAACATCTGGAACAGCAGTAAAAATTGCTGAAGCACTTGATGTCGATAAAGAAAATATAAACGTTGTTAGGGCAGGAGGAATAGTTGGTAAACACGAGGTTATTTTTGGTTTTCCTTTTCAAACCGTACGTTTAATACATGAATCGATTTCGAGAGAAGCCTTCGGAAACGGAGTCATTTTTGTAGCTGAAAATCTAAAAGGAAAAGAAAAAGGGCTTTATAATTTTGAAGATATCTTGACACCTTATTTTACGGTTTAA
- a CDS encoding DUF1810 domain-containing protein: MAYNNNGLLRFLDAQNKLYLTALDEIKNGKKESPWMWFIFPQIKGMGSSDTSKFYEIKNADEAIAFLEHPILGKHLVEITSELVKKEENVADIFESIDIEKLQSCMTLFASVQNSEPIFQEVLHKYFDGSSDFHTLRLLYSNL; encoded by the coding sequence ATGGCTTACAATAACAATGGATTACTTCGTTTTCTTGATGCTCAAAACAAATTGTATTTAACAGCTCTGGACGAAATCAAAAATGGCAAAAAAGAATCTCCTTGGATGTGGTTTATTTTTCCTCAGATAAAAGGAATGGGTTCGAGTGATACTTCTAAATTTTACGAAATCAAAAATGCTGATGAAGCAATTGCCTTTCTTGAGCATCCAATTCTAGGAAAACATCTTGTAGAAATTACCTCAGAACTTGTCAAAAAAGAAGAAAATGTTGCTGATATTTTCGAAAGTATTGATATAGAAAAACTTCAATCGTGTATGACTTTGTTTGCAAGTGTTCAAAACAGCGAACCAATTTTTCAGGAAGTCCTGCATAAATATTTCGATGGTTCATCTGATTTTCATACGCTGCGACTATTATATAGCAATCTTTAA
- a CDS encoding RNA polymerase sigma-70 factor, which produces MNNNARFELDLFLSFKEGDETAFKFFYDKYFRRIQSFSIQFIYDQDEAENLAQEALLHLWQNKENVESVNGIQAFLFTYAKSKCLNLIRHNKVKDKFKNDLLNHKERELDIEVLNSIQFDTLELTELERIIQESISELPPKTREVFIKKRFENKKNAEIAEELGVSLKAVEAHMTKALKILKTKLSDYLFLIFILIYNN; this is translated from the coding sequence ATGAACAATAATGCCCGTTTCGAATTAGATCTTTTTCTTTCCTTTAAGGAAGGCGACGAAACTGCATTTAAGTTTTTTTACGACAAATATTTTAGAAGAATCCAGTCTTTCAGCATTCAGTTTATTTATGATCAAGACGAAGCTGAAAATCTTGCTCAGGAAGCCTTACTACATCTATGGCAAAATAAAGAAAACGTAGAATCTGTTAACGGAATTCAAGCTTTCTTATTTACTTATGCCAAATCAAAATGCTTGAATTTAATTCGTCATAATAAAGTGAAGGATAAATTCAAAAATGACCTCTTAAACCACAAAGAAAGAGAATTGGATATCGAAGTTTTAAATTCGATTCAGTTCGACACTTTAGAATTAACCGAATTAGAACGAATAATTCAGGAATCTATCAGCGAATTGCCTCCTAAAACTCGAGAAGTTTTCATCAAAAAACGTTTCGAGAATAAAAAAAATGCAGAAATCGCCGAAGAGTTGGGAGTTTCTTTAAAAGCTGTTGAAGCCCATATGACAAAGGCTTTAAAGATTTTAAAAACCAAATTATCTGATTATTTGTTCTTGATTTTTATCCTTATTTATAATAATTAA
- a CDS encoding FecR family protein, producing MTSEIINKYLSNEASEQEVQALFDWIEASEENKQQFLKTKKIWALSTLSSNLTIETIPVIQMKPKNKIRQYLQYLAVFLVFLGLGTTIYLFNGQPETPKEIVLELGDGRLEYFSGKNQTTLLNDKGDLIAKKFPTEIVYFGKVQDHKVIYNTLSIPYGKRFKLKLSDGTVVSLNSGTTLRYPEQFGLNGNRNVYLTGEAFFEVAKDKMHPFIVHANQADIEVLGTTFNVSAYPENPTVNSTLIEGSIRMSEAVNPSNAILLEPNQMATWQNNSKKLVLKEVDPSFYAAWTKGELAFKDTPFSTIAKIIQRTYDVEIINENSDLAKQNFTGTIKISESSVENILDLLKRDTPFNYSIQQKTITITNPR from the coding sequence ATGACATCGGAAATAATAAATAAATACCTTTCTAACGAAGCTTCAGAACAAGAAGTTCAGGCACTTTTTGATTGGATTGAAGCATCTGAAGAAAACAAACAGCAATTTTTAAAGACTAAGAAAATTTGGGCATTAAGCACACTTTCTTCCAATTTAACAATTGAAACTATTCCGGTCATTCAAATGAAACCGAAAAACAAAATCAGACAGTATTTACAATATCTCGCAGTATTTTTAGTATTTCTAGGTTTGGGTACGACTATTTATTTATTTAATGGTCAGCCAGAAACTCCAAAAGAAATTGTTCTAGAATTGGGCGACGGCCGTCTGGAATATTTCTCAGGAAAAAACCAGACTACTCTTTTAAATGACAAAGGCGATTTGATTGCCAAAAAATTTCCGACCGAGATTGTTTACTTTGGCAAAGTTCAGGATCATAAAGTAATTTATAATACGCTTTCAATTCCGTACGGAAAACGTTTCAAACTTAAACTTTCAGATGGTACCGTTGTGAGTTTAAATTCTGGAACAACTTTACGCTATCCGGAGCAATTTGGCTTAAACGGAAATAGAAATGTTTACTTAACTGGTGAAGCATTTTTTGAAGTTGCCAAAGACAAAATGCATCCGTTCATTGTTCATGCAAATCAGGCAGACATCGAAGTTCTCGGGACAACATTTAATGTGAGCGCTTATCCTGAAAACCCTACAGTTAATAGTACATTAATTGAAGGAAGCATTCGAATGTCTGAAGCTGTTAATCCTTCTAATGCTATTTTGCTAGAGCCAAACCAAATGGCTACATGGCAAAATAATTCTAAAAAATTGGTCTTAAAAGAAGTCGATCCATCCTTTTACGCTGCCTGGACAAAAGGCGAACTTGCTTTTAAAGACACTCCATTTTCTACAATCGCTAAAATTATTCAGCGTACTTATGATGTTGAAATTATCAACGAAAATTCTGATTTGGCCAAACAGAATTTTACGGGTACGATTAAAATCAGCGAATCTAGTGTCGAGAACATTTTAGACCTGCTAAAACGTGACACGCCTTTTAATTATTCTATTCAACAAAAAACCATTACAATCACCAATCCGCGATAA
- a CDS encoding SusC/RagA family TonB-linked outer membrane protein has protein sequence MTFTIQPVLRKILFFLAILISGFKGFSQNKLINIHVKNKPISLIIKSIEEQSDFRIIYNAKKIDTEQLADLDVNDATLEVALKKLLKGTDISYYIQKKQVLLTNAAPVDRSKSAVQETERIIKGTVYSAKDRQPLPGATIRVNGTGMGAITDANGKFAYELKGDNIKEQILEVAYLGMESQSQIAGYKKEFVFYLQEVTDELEQVIITSSYGTTKLKEEIVGSISTLQAKDIAVEQASESFDKMITGQIAGVMVENTSGIGGPVKINIRGQGTLSSLSGAISGTSSQPLIIVDGVVMSEEYAIDSDLFNGSGDFSENLANPLMKIAPENIETISVLKDAAAVGIYGADGANGVILITTKKGKKGKTQFGFSNQLGVSSAVNQIKYLNGEQYTELRNEYMKNTTPGYVPVSYNGINTDWFNILNRSGIYNKYNFNVSGSTSKFSYRTNVSYTKIDEPQIGNETKQLNAGINLGYSSGKWDINLMLNPSFVQKDAPNIFYNFAYLPTLAVYNADGSYADLGVSGATRGNPLAAIEQNKNEAQTFGLLGSFNVSYKLNDNIKFSTLFGMDYTDKDQDRYFSATNESGQFNGTFVLDKITYPAWGRRVINQRNSTKWNWQGQALFNKKLNESNEIDGVVGFELAEDKADFNFKSGVGFLNPEQIHNVTDAIRDDNPDTPADESKGGQTYKSEISYNSRVSLFSQINYNYKKRYFLLANYRRDQSSVFGDDTDVAHNGGFGAGWIISNENFLKSNSWIDFFKLKASYGTTGNSKIGSYRSKGLYNISQNEYNGSIGATTGASPNGKLSWEKNTKFNAGFDFNVFKRVELTLEYYYDDKSNLIVARDIPTENGYNSIQLNAR, from the coding sequence ATGACATTTACGATACAACCCGTTTTAAGAAAAATTCTGTTTTTCTTAGCTATTCTCATATCTGGATTTAAAGGATTTTCTCAGAATAAACTCATCAATATTCACGTAAAAAACAAACCTATAAGCCTAATTATCAAATCTATTGAGGAACAAAGTGATTTTAGAATCATTTATAATGCAAAAAAAATAGACACCGAGCAGCTGGCTGATTTAGATGTTAATGATGCTACTTTGGAAGTTGCTTTAAAGAAACTACTTAAAGGCACAGATATCTCGTACTACATTCAGAAAAAGCAAGTTTTATTAACCAACGCTGCTCCTGTTGACAGATCTAAATCTGCTGTTCAGGAAACAGAACGCATTATTAAAGGAACGGTTTACAGCGCAAAAGACAGACAGCCTCTTCCTGGTGCCACTATTCGTGTAAACGGAACTGGAATGGGCGCAATAACTGATGCAAACGGAAAATTTGCTTATGAACTAAAAGGCGATAACATTAAAGAACAAATTCTTGAAGTTGCTTATTTAGGAATGGAATCGCAATCGCAAATTGCTGGCTACAAAAAAGAATTTGTCTTTTATCTTCAAGAAGTTACAGACGAATTGGAGCAAGTTATTATTACTTCTTCATACGGAACTACTAAATTAAAAGAAGAAATTGTTGGAAGCATTTCGACTTTGCAAGCCAAAGATATTGCGGTGGAGCAAGCTTCTGAAAGTTTTGACAAAATGATCACGGGACAAATCGCTGGAGTTATGGTAGAAAACACTTCTGGTATTGGCGGTCCTGTAAAAATTAATATTCGTGGTCAGGGTACATTATCTTCTTTAAGCGGAGCAATTTCTGGAACTTCATCGCAACCGCTTATTATTGTTGATGGTGTTGTAATGAGCGAAGAATATGCTATTGATAGCGACTTGTTTAACGGAAGCGGCGATTTTTCAGAAAACCTAGCTAATCCTTTAATGAAAATTGCTCCAGAAAATATCGAAACCATATCTGTTCTAAAAGATGCCGCTGCTGTAGGTATTTATGGTGCCGATGGAGCAAACGGAGTCATTTTAATTACAACTAAAAAGGGTAAAAAAGGAAAAACACAATTTGGCTTTTCAAATCAGCTTGGAGTTTCTTCTGCCGTTAATCAAATTAAATACTTAAACGGAGAACAATATACTGAACTGCGAAATGAATATATGAAAAATACCACTCCTGGTTATGTTCCTGTTTCTTATAACGGAATAAATACAGATTGGTTTAATATATTAAATAGATCAGGTATTTATAACAAATACAATTTTAATGTTTCGGGTTCGACATCTAAATTTTCATACCGCACTAATGTTAGTTATACAAAAATCGATGAACCGCAAATTGGAAACGAAACAAAACAATTAAACGCAGGAATTAATTTAGGTTACAGCTCTGGTAAATGGGATATTAATTTAATGCTTAATCCTAGTTTTGTACAAAAAGATGCACCAAATATCTTTTATAATTTCGCTTATCTTCCTACTCTCGCAGTTTATAATGCCGATGGTTCTTATGCTGATTTGGGTGTAAGCGGCGCAACCAGAGGAAATCCTCTAGCTGCTATTGAGCAAAATAAAAACGAAGCGCAAACTTTTGGTCTCTTAGGAAGCTTCAATGTATCTTATAAACTTAATGACAACATTAAATTTTCTACTCTTTTTGGTATGGATTATACTGATAAAGACCAAGATCGCTACTTTTCTGCGACAAATGAAAGTGGACAGTTTAACGGAACTTTTGTTTTGGATAAAATTACCTACCCAGCTTGGGGACGACGTGTTATAAATCAGCGAAATTCTACTAAATGGAACTGGCAAGGACAAGCTTTATTTAATAAAAAATTAAACGAAAGCAATGAAATTGATGGTGTAGTTGGTTTTGAACTTGCAGAAGATAAAGCTGATTTTAATTTCAAATCTGGAGTAGGTTTCTTAAATCCTGAACAGATTCATAATGTTACAGATGCCATAAGAGATGACAATCCAGATACACCAGCAGACGAATCTAAAGGCGGTCAAACTTACAAAAGCGAAATTAGCTATAACTCTAGAGTTTCTTTATTCTCTCAGATAAATTATAACTACAAAAAACGTTATTTTTTATTGGCCAATTACCGTCGCGACCAGAGTTCTGTCTTTGGAGATGATACTGATGTGGCTCATAATGGAGGTTTTGGTGCTGGATGGATTATTAGCAATGAAAATTTTCTAAAATCTAACTCTTGGATTGATTTTTTTAAATTAAAAGCCAGCTACGGTACAACCGGAAACTCTAAAATTGGTTCGTATAGATCTAAAGGTCTTTATAATATAAGCCAAAACGAATACAATGGTTCTATTGGAGCAACTACTGGAGCTTCGCCAAATGGCAAATTAAGCTGGGAAAAAAACACAAAATTCAATGCAGGATTTGATTTTAATGTTTTTAAAAGAGTAGAATTAACATTAGAATATTATTATGATGATAAAAGCAATTTAATTGTTGCGAGAGACATTCCTACAGAAAACGGTTATAATTCTATTCAATTAAATGCTCGCTAG
- a CDS encoding RagB/SusD family nutrient uptake outer membrane protein, producing MLSLQSCSDFLEQEPGTQTSIDELLKNKTGVLQALTGLYSEVDGNVRPEIYSVYADLQGGNIKFTPIATGSLKGQITTPSLIEQAYSFNDVAISSNYKSFYDSSYDIINQANLILEYTPDLTDATIEEKNQIQAQALAIRAYTHFLLSLVYGQDYKYTADASHLGVVYSTESIKSGIQYPIRKTMAETYDLIIADLKNAIDNYSGTTVLAGPEYSFFNQKNTKALLARVYLQKGDWANAYEVANDVITNSGVVLTSKESLISEWVKPDLPISEILLEFTPRKDGEGNVSSSMSQTFGYTTDVSFQKYGASNDLIDLYENTDLRKQLFLVKPLFTLVNGVQTYVDYSFTRKYQDNAGYVAFRLSEMYLIRAEAALETNRADLAMADINIIRARANASLLTNTANLKENIFLERRKELCFEGFLFFDIARMHKDVSRNDGCMATVCSLTYPSLKFVLPIPTFNTNLNPNLRQNDSY from the coding sequence ATGCTTTCATTACAAAGCTGTAGTGACTTTTTAGAACAGGAACCAGGAACACAAACATCTATAGATGAACTTTTAAAAAACAAAACAGGAGTTTTACAGGCTCTTACAGGCCTTTACTCTGAAGTTGACGGTAATGTGCGTCCAGAAATATATTCTGTATATGCTGATTTGCAAGGTGGCAATATAAAATTTACGCCTATTGCAACAGGAAGTCTTAAGGGACAAATCACCACACCATCATTAATTGAACAAGCCTATTCTTTTAATGATGTGGCAATTAGTAGTAATTATAAATCATTTTATGATAGCAGTTACGATATAATAAATCAAGCTAATTTAATTTTAGAATATACTCCTGATTTAACAGATGCTACTATTGAAGAGAAAAATCAAATACAAGCGCAGGCGTTGGCAATAAGAGCTTACACACATTTTCTTTTATCTCTTGTTTATGGTCAGGATTACAAATATACTGCCGATGCATCGCATTTAGGGGTTGTTTATAGCACCGAATCTATTAAATCTGGCATACAATACCCGATAAGAAAAACTATGGCAGAAACTTACGATTTAATTATTGCCGATTTAAAAAATGCCATCGATAATTATTCAGGTACTACGGTGCTTGCTGGTCCAGAATATTCTTTTTTTAACCAAAAAAATACAAAAGCATTATTGGCAAGAGTTTATCTTCAAAAAGGAGATTGGGCAAATGCTTATGAAGTTGCAAATGATGTCATTACCAATTCTGGCGTTGTTTTAACCAGCAAAGAAAGCTTAATTTCAGAATGGGTAAAACCAGATCTTCCAATATCAGAAATTCTGCTTGAATTTACACCTAGAAAAGATGGCGAAGGAAATGTTTCATCATCTATGTCTCAAACTTTCGGTTATACTACAGATGTAAGCTTTCAAAAATACGGCGCTTCAAACGATTTGATTGATCTATACGAAAACACTGACTTAAGAAAACAATTGTTTCTTGTTAAACCGCTTTTTACTCTTGTAAATGGTGTACAAACTTATGTTGACTACAGTTTTACAAGAAAATATCAGGATAATGCCGGTTATGTGGCTTTCAGACTTAGCGAAATGTACTTAATTCGTGCCGAAGCCGCACTTGAAACCAACAGAGCCGATTTAGCAATGGCCGATATTAATATCATTCGTGCTCGTGCCAATGCATCATTACTAACCAATACAGCTAATCTTAAAGAAAACATCTTTTTAGAAAGAAGAAAAGAACTCTGTTTTGAAGGCTTTTTATTCTTTGATATTGCCAGAATGCATAAAGATGTTTCAAGAAATGACGGTTGTATGGCAACTGTTTGCAGTTTGACTTATCCGTCTTTAAAATTTGTATTGCCAATACCAACATTCAACACTAATCTTAACCCAAACTTGCGACAAAATGACTCGTATTAA